The region cgtttagtaaatggtacgGTTGTGggttcagccaaataaatgtgaaccgaaccgatccgCACTGTttgaaccaaaaccgaaccgattaacacccttaatagtACCTAGTAGTTTATAAATTCATTTCctcctatttatttattagtataAAATATGCATTTCATACTTCATTTAAGTCTCTTCCCATAGggggtataatgggaatttACACAATATAGGTGTGGGCCCCACAGCACAAAACCCTGGAAATTTGCATATAATACCTAATTTAACTAATATGTAATTAAAGTtgtaaatttattattattattattttttaacctTCAGTTAGGTCTCTTTCCATAGGGGCAAAATGGGAATTTGCACAGCAGAGGTGGGCCCCACAGtgcaaaaacctaaaaattacATTCTGCTAGGAAAAATTGGCTAGCCGGTTTTGGACCTACCAATttgggtgcgatcataccagcatAGCTGCACCGAATCCTAGCCAAACTCCATAGTTATGCGTGCTTGGGTGAGAGTAATATTAGGATGGGTGACCCCTTGGGGAGTTCTCGTGTTACTCTCTTTTATTCTCCTATACTTAGTTTCATAATTAACTTTACCTCTTTGTCCACGCCTCCTGATGAGTTTCCCAGTGATATTGGCATGCTGAACCAGAGCAGGTGAGGTCACTTCTGCCTTCTTGGCACTCCAGAGCTTCCAACCATGCCAGCATTGGCTTcctctgctctttcttcttgtctatccacaagtaggggtataaatatcagattagggtgttacaattttccccctccttacaaaaatttcatcctcaaaatttatGAGGCATACCTGGTAATCCAAATAATTTTGGATACATCTCTTTAATCTCATCTTCTATTTCCCAAGAGGCTTCTTGCTCTGGGTGGTTCCTCTATTTCACCTTTACATAAGAGATGGTACAATTTCGGAGCTGATgttattttctatcaaagattCCTTCAGGTTGTTCTTCATAACTCATCATCATCCAGGTCCAATAATTCAATAGTAGGTAGTACATGTTTAGGGTTAGGAACATACTTCTTTAGCATTGATATATGAAAAACATTGTGAAATCTTTTTAACTCTGGGGGCAATGCTAATCTATAAGCTGTCTAGCTAATCCGATCTAGAATCTCGAATGGTCCTACATACCTAGGACTCAATTTTCCTCATTTTCCAAATCCTCTTATACCCCTTACTGGTGAGATTTTCAGAAAAACCTTATCACCCACATCAAATTCTAAaggttttcttctattatttgcatagctcttttgtctaaattgagctgccttgattctttctctgaTTATATCAACCTTCTCACAGGTAGTCTATATCAGTTCAGGCCCCAGAATTCTTCTTGCCCCAACTGCATCCCAATATAATGGAGTTCTACATTTCTTCCCATACAAAGCTTCAAATGGTGCCATACCAGTTGTTGTTttgtaactattattatatgcaaattcaatcaaaatcacatgctcatcccaactataactcatatctataGCACAAGCTCTTAACATATCTTGCAAAATTTGGATGGTCCTTTCTGATTGTCCATCAGTTTGTGGATGAAATGCTATGCTAAAATTCAGCTTGGTCCCCATTGCCTTTTGCACACATTCCTAAAATTTAGAAGTAAACCAAGAATCACGATCAGAAACAATACTGACAGGCACACCATGATATATCACAATATTATCAATATATAACTGTGCCAATTTCTCTATAGAATGAGATATCTTCATAGATATGAAACATGCTACCTTTGTTAATCTATCAACAATCTCCCAAATAGTATCATTCCCCTTTCTAGTCCGTGGTAGCCCTATCACAAAGTCTATAGTAATATGtttccacttccattctggcacTGGAAGAGGCTGTAACAGTCCATGGGGTCTTTGTCTCACTGCCTTCACCATCTGACAATTCATACATTTAGCTATATGTTTTGCCACATTATTCTTCATGTTATGCCACCAATATAGTTTCTTCAGATCtttatacattttggtacttccaggATGTGAAGAGTGAGGAGTGCTATGAGATTCATTTAAGATCAACTGTATCAATATCTCCTCCCTTGGAACATATAATCTGTCTTTAAACCATCAGTTAGGTCTCTTTCCAAAGGGACAAAATGGAAATTTGCACAGTAGAGGTGGGCCCCATAgtgcaaaaacccaaaaattacatTCTGTAGGCAAAATTGGCTGGCCGATTTTGGACCTACTGGTTTGGGTGCAATCATACTAGCACAGCTGCACTGAATCCCATCCAAACTCGATAGTTAAGCATGATAttaggatgggtgaccccctGGGAAGTTCTCATGTTACACGCCTTTATTCTCCTATTCTTAGTTTCATAATTAACTTTACCTCTTTGTCCACGCCTCCTGATGAGTTCCCCAGTGATATTGGTATACTGAACTGGAGCAGGTGGGGTCATTTCTGCCTTCTTGGCACCCAGAGCTACCAACCATGCCAGCATTGGCTTcctctgctctttcttcttaCTTGTCCACAAGTAGGGGTGTAAATATCAGATTAGGTTGTTACACGTAAGCTAAGATGGGACttcattaaataaaatctaattttttatttatatacaaTAGATTCGGGGATGCACAATCATGGATACGCAACCATGTGCGGTGACATATGATCATGTGCAACCAAAAAAtattgctctgataccaatgaaAGATAATGGAAATGACAGAGATCAGGGTTACTTCAATGAAGCTTCACTCACAGTGGAATAGATCTAGTTGCATACGCATCGTCCCTGCACTAAATGTAACGATCAAAGGTTTGCAGCGATCTCACTAGGAAAAGTTCTACCCACCAAATCCAAGAATAGTAATAGACATCCTTAGAGATACACATTCTCAATTaggagagacagaagagaatagggagagagagaaagatagaccTCTTGGGATTAGGTCAAAAACTTACTTTGTTGTGCCTAAACCACTTATTTATAGAAATTTGGCCAGATAGAGTTCCTAATCTTAGGAATCCTAATGGGTCTACACTTGCCCCAAGTGGGGCACCCCACGAATGAATCAGGTCAAGACCCGCTTCGACCCATTCGTTTAACAACTTTGATTAGAGctgaatggaaaaaaaaggaTCTATCCCATCGGAAAATTGGAAAAGAAGGATCTATATAGCCGACTTGAGACTTGGGACAGGGAATGTATACCCAAGTCCTCTCAGCTGTCCAATGTGCTTTGGGGCATAAGATGCgttggagaggagccagatctAAGGCCCCACATGTTGTGCAATGCACATCAAAGGCACGCACCCAACAAAGGCACACACCCCAAGGTAGTATGGGCCGTTGGATGTGCCCCACACACCATGCCGCGCCACAGAGAAGCCCCATGCAATGGTTGGATGGCCAAGTCATTGGAGAGGAGTCGCATCCCCAAAACTATTTAAGTCGTGTTTTTCGATTGTCATCCATTTCAatggttcaaagttcaaacggTATTGTTTTTGAGAGAAGAGAGTTGAGATGAGGTGAGACCCTTAGAGAAGCAATGAAGAAGATGCTTGGAAGGTTTTCAAGGTGTTGGTTTTGCATTGCTTCTCCTCGACCTTGGCTCTTTATTGGCCTAGGCAACCCTGGTGAGAAATATCAAGGAACAAGGCACAATGTATGTCGGTCTGCCTGGATTCTCTAAGAAACCCCAATTTCACTATTCAGGATTCCATTATTCtttaacttctctctctctctctctctctctctctctctatttctaaaaacaggTAGGCTTTGAGATAATCGATGCGTTCGCCGAATCACAAGGTATTTCAATGGATAAGGTTCAGTGCAAAGCCCTCTTTGGACAAGGTatgtttgatttatttatacATTCATTTTTTGTGGGGTTAATTTCCACTCCTTAGTTTGAAAATTGATTCCCCATTTGTTTGAATGGTAATGTTGTTTCTTTCTTCAGGTTTCATTGGCGATGTGCCGGTTCTCCTTGTGAAGCCACAGACATATATGAACTTGAGTGGGGAATCCGTATGTACttaaaataattcttttttggggtttaatatatatatcccactttttttgggttggggggggagggggtgtaggaagaaaatgaaaagagatGGCAATGATTGAAATTCTGGTTATACCCAAAGTAATGGGTTCGCATAATGTGTTGATATTTTTGGACTACTTGTAAGTGAATCACCTTTGGTTGTCTCCTTGTAAATACTGAGGAATTTTCGGTTGTGCTCCTTGTGGTCTTTGTTCCAGGTGTAGGGGCTGCTCATACATATTTTGTGCATTCTTCAGCTTTTTCAACCTTTTCATATTATTTGAAGGGCACATTGGCCAACCTTTTTAAAGATCATCTTGGTTTCtctcaaaaataaacaaatgaaagaaaaacctatatatttttcttccaaACTAGCTgtttcccccacccccctccccttaGATTTTACTTCTGCCAGGGTTGAGTTATTTCCTTATTGACATCTCCAAATTCAACTCTAAAAAGGTGGAATAGCCATGTCATATACATGGACTTTTTTTATGTTTGAGATGAGATAGAAATATGTtatatttcttcctttttttattttaattaatcttGACCAAATTAAAGCACCTGTTCTAATCATTAGTTCAGTTGATTCTGGTATTGAATTCC is a window of Macadamia integrifolia cultivar HAES 741 unplaced genomic scaffold, SCU_Mint_v3 scaffold1294, whole genome shotgun sequence DNA encoding:
- the LOC122063326 gene encoding peptidyl-tRNA hydrolase, mitochondrial-like — protein: MLGRFSRCWFCIASPRPWLFIGLGNPGEKYQGTRHNVGFEIIDAFAESQGISMDKVQCKALFGQGFIGDVPVLLVKPQTYMNLSGESTGPLAAYFKLPMNRVLVFFDDMDLPCGVLCLQPKGGYGSHNGFSAFHSLSGLFIFSY